The proteins below are encoded in one region of Rhododendron vialii isolate Sample 1 chromosome 7a, ASM3025357v1:
- the LOC131334551 gene encoding ornithine carbamoyltransferase, chloroplastic: MAAILPHSHVSSSVRSSHAPSLSSRFSLSRHNPRRSLRFPSGLAVIRDRISCQATSATSPPSIFAYEQAKGEAKDFLHISDFDGATILKILDRAKEVKELIKSGERTYLPFYGKTMAMIFAKPSMRTRVSFETGFFLLGGHALYLGPDDIQMGKREETRDVARVLSGYNDIIMARLFAHQDILDLAKYATVPVINGLTDYNHPCQIMADALTIIEHVGQLEGTKVVYVGDGNNIVHSWLLLAVVVPFHFVCACPKGFEPDEKTVEKAKQAGISKIEITNDPKEAVRGADVVYSDVWASMGQKEEAAYRRQKFEGFQVDKALMQLAGPKAYFMHCLPAERGVEVTDEVIEASNSIVFPQAENRMHAQNAIMLHALGL; encoded by the exons ATGGCCGCCATTTTGCCTCACTCTCACGTCTCCTCCTCTGTTCGATCCTCCCAtgcaccctctctctcctcccgtttctctctctcccgtcACAATCCCCGGCGATCCCTGCGTTTTCCATCCGGTCTCGCGGTGATTCGGGACCGAATTTCGTGTCAGGCTACCTCTGCTACTTCTCCGCCTTCGATTTTCGCATATGAACAAG CAAAAGGAGAGGCTAAAGATTTTCTGCACATTAGTGACTTTGACGGAGCAACTATTTTGAAGATCTTGGATCGTGCCAAAGAGGTCAAGGAACTTATTAAATCAGGGGAGAGGACATATCTCCCATTCTATGGGAAAACCATGGCAATGATCTTTGCTAAGCCATCCATGAGGACACGAGTTTCGTTTGAGACTGGTTTCTTCTTGCTTGGTGGCCATGCTTTATATTTGGGACCAGACGATATCCAAATGGGTAAGCGAGAGGAAACTCGGGATGTGGCTCGAGTGCTTTCTGGCTATAATGACATCATTATGGCACGCCTTTTTGCTCATCAG GACATTCTGGATCTGGCTAAGTATGCAACTGTACCTGTAATCAATGGGCTGACAGATTACAACCATCCTTGTCAAATAATGGCTGATGCGCTCACAATAATCGAACACGTTGGTCAGTTGGAAGGAACAAAG GTTGTTTATGTTGGTGATGGAAACAACATTGTACACTCTTGGCTGTTGTTGGCAGTGGTTGTTCCTTTCCATTTTGTCTGTGCCTGCCCTAAAGGTTTTGAACCAGATGAGAAGACAGTTGAGAAGGCAAAGCAGGCTGGAATTAGCAAAATTGAGATAACAAACGATCCAAAGGAAGCTGTTAGAGGAGCTGATGTGGTATATTCAGATGTGTGGGCCAGCATGGGCCAAAAGGAAGAAGCTGCTTATCGGCGCCAAAAGTTTGAAGGCTTCCAG GTGGATAAAGCTCTTATGCAACTAGCTGGTCCAAAGGCCTATTTTATGCATTGCTTACCGGCAGAAAGAGGTGTGGAGGTTACTGATGAAGTTATTGAAGCTTCAAACTCCATTGTCTTTCCCCAAGCCGAGAACCGTATGCACGCACAAAATGCAATAATGCTTCACGCGCTTGGCTTGTGA
- the LOC131334553 gene encoding uncharacterized protein LOC131334553, with protein MVNLAARSSEYDAAYKLVDETIRDLCTKVDNMIIAFGDSSSEGHMDVELDVVDPNLKRAKGFKKKANAVKGRARLKPWCERIAKRKKVVSRSRLSQDPASVPIPSKDQPQDEISYFPQMAPSSSQASYIPQFSQIFDVHNFSEQS; from the exons ATGGTGAATTTAGCAGCCCGATCATCCGAATATGATGCAGCGTACAAGTTGGTGGATGAAACTATCAGAGATTTGTGCACGAAAGTGGATAATATGATCATTGCTTTTGGTGATTCAAGTAGTGAAGGTCACATGGATGTGGAATTAGATGTGGTTGATCCTAATCTAAAACGAGCGAAGGGCTTTAAGAAAAAAGCCAATGCAGTGAAGGGTCGGGCTAGACTAAAACCTTGGTGTGAGAGGATAGCAAAGAGGAAAAAAGTTGTCTCACGATCTCGCCTTAGTCAG GACCCTGCAAGTGTACCTATTCCATCTAAAGATCAGCCACAA GATGAGATATCCTATTTTCCACAAATGGCGCCGTCATCCTCCCAAGCATCTTATATTCCACAGTTTTCTCAGATATTTGATGTACATAATTTTTCAGAACAAAGTTAA
- the LOC131334552 gene encoding uncharacterized protein LOC131334552, whose amino-acid sequence MDSSSKYSSTNRAYPYPKDLKVEESVPDKLQPSNYFEWKKQMLDIITRNGLLGFIDGTVKRPPETQTVIINNGPNGGGTNSEERKNEEYVAWKESDDLVQNKWIKSRLTYSIRRQVEHLKTAKEVWEALPRLVEDIKKRLNHYLPLYKAAIEGEWEKAAKFFTGEESDAVLRAPITLHSETALIVAVRAVRRNRFMEELVNRMSPTDLAISDDMGRTALHRAAGSGNIDAAKLLVGKNRGLLHLETHFKQTPLYYAAARGDRKMILWLMEVMELKTKPLEGKPGFDILYQLIISDLYDIALTVLRDNPKLAFFIPEKEEGLKFHALTALAGNPSSFPSGNNFSFLQEFIYSSMKLENNIPDRSRRDIEAPPASNNSGAANGGWGCAVKKRLHAMFWKVTEKFVPLIKPIREKKMLHDQALALLQLLCEEVIKSDFSNADRIFQLPLQQATSVGIPEIVEKILGLYPYAISFENHQKQSIFQQAIVFRQEKVFNLIHQLEESKEIVLSKWDTSGNNSLHLAGYVADPQLVYLKADAAFQMQRELQWFKEVEGLVASKNKEQRNKQGKTPAQVFSDTHKELVKEGEQWMKATAESCTIIASLIATVVFAAAIQVPGGSDDNGRPIFNQQTAFTIFSIANMLALFSSIASVLMFLSIFTSSYAEEEFLFALPNRLITGLISLFASILFTIAAFGATFYLTFGENKGWILIPVVVLGCLPVIMLAVWQSPLLVKMIKSTYGSSIFVKRSDRMLL is encoded by the exons ATGGATTCTTCAAGCAAATACTCCTCAACAAATCGCGCATACCCATACCCTAAAGATTTGAAGGTGGAGGAATCGGTCCCCGACAAGCTTCAACCTAGCAACTACTTTGAGTGGAAAAAACAAATGTTGGACATCATTACCCGTAACGGCTTGCTTGGTTTCATTGACGGCACCGTTAAACGCCCGCCCGAGACCCAAACGGTGATCATCAATAACGGTCCAAACGGCGGTGGCACAAATTCTGAGGAGAGGAAAAACGAGGAATACGTGGCATGGAAAGAATCGGATGATCTGGTACAGAATAAATGGATTAAGAGCAGGCTCACGTATAGTATAAGGAGACAGGTGGAGCACCTCAAAACTGCTAAAGAGGTTTGGGAAGCTCTTCCTCGACTGG TTGAAGACATAAAGAAGAGGCTGAACCATTATTTGCCACTCTACAAAGCCGCAATCGAAGGTGAATGGGAAAAAGCCGCGAAATTCTTCACAGGAGAAGAGTCAGATGCAGTACTGAGGGCCCCCATTACACTCCACTCAGAAACGGCACTCATCGTGGCCGTCAGAGCGGTACGGAGAAATAGATTTATGGAGGAATTAGTGAATAGGATGTCACCGACGGACCTCGCCATCAGCGACGACATGGGCCGGACTGCGCTACACAGGGCGGCCGGATCCGGCAACATTGACGCAGCGAAACTGCTAGTGGGGAAGAACCGGGGTTTGCTCCATTTGGAGACCCATTTCAAACAGACGCCTCTGTACTATGCTGCTGCCCGTGGCGACAGGAAGATGATTCTTTGGTTGATGGAGGTCATGGAGTTGAAGACCAAACCGCTTGAGGGTAAACCAGGGTTCGACATTTTATATCAGCTCATAATTAGCGACCTATACG ACATTGCTCTAACAGTGCTTCGGGACAACCCAAAGTTGGCATTCTTCATTCCGGAGAAGGAAGAAGGTCTCAAATTTCATGCTTTGACTGCATTGGCTGgaaatccttcttcattcccaAGTGGAAACAACTTCAGCTTCTTGCAGGAATTCATCTATTCCA GTATGAAGTTGGAAAACAATATTCCAGACCGTAGTAGAAGGGATATAGAGGCTCCTCCTGCTAGCAACAATTCTGGTGCGGCTAATG GAGGCTGGGGTTGTGCAGTGAAGAAGAGATTGCATGCGATGTTTTGGAAAGTCACTGAAAAATTCG TGCCATTGATTAAGCCCATCCGAGAGAAAAAAATGCTACACGATCAAGCACTTGCTCTTCTCCAACTCCTTTGCGAGGAAGTTATAAAGTCAGATTTCTCAAACGCAGATAGGATATTTCAGCTACCATTACAGCAAGCAACATCCGTGGGAATTCCTGAAATTGTTGAAAAGATTTTGGGGTTGTACCCTTATgcaatttcttttgaaaaccATCAGAAGCAATCGATTTTCCAGCAGGCCATTGTGTTCCGCCAAGAAAAGGTGTTCAATCTAATACACCAACTTGAAGAGTCTAAGGAAATAGTTCTATCAAAATGGGACACTTCAGGCAACAATTCTCTTCATTTGGCTGGGTATGTGGCAGATCCACAACTAGTCTACCTCAAAGCCGATGCAGCTTTTCAGATGCAGAGAGAATTGCAGTGGTTCAAG GAAGTTGAAGGACTTGTAgcttcaaaaaacaaagaacagaGGAACAAACAAGGAAAGACACCGGCACAAGTGTTTAGCGATACACACAAAGAGTTGGTGAAAGAAGGAGAGCAGTGGATGAAAGCTACTGCAGAGTCATGCACAATCATAGCATCTCTTATTGCTACCGTAGTGTTTGCGGCTGCTATACAAGTACCGGGTGGAAGCGACGACAACGGCCGCCCAATTTTCAACCAACAAACGGCCTTCACAATCTTTAGCATAGCTAATATGCTTGCTCTTTTCTCATCCATTGCTTCCGTGCTCATGTTCTTGTCCATCTTCACTTCTAGTTATGCAGAAGAAGAGTTTCTCTTTGCCTTACCCAATAGATTGATTACTGGTCTGATTAGCCTCTTCGCCTCCATATTATTCACGATAGCAGCCTTTGGTGCCACATTCTATCTTACGTTTGGCGAAAACAAGGGATGGATTCTTATTCCAGTAGTTGTATTGGGTTGTTTACCTGTGATCATGCTTGCAGTTTGGCAATCTCCTCTCCTTGTGAAGATGATCAAGTCCACATACGGTTCAAGTATTTTTGTTAAGCGAAGTGATCGTATGCTCCTATAG